In Bacteroidales bacterium, the genomic stretch GGGCATAGGCCGAAAGACTCTCCACATAGCGACGCTGGCCTTCGGCATATATTGTATCAAAAGCCAGGGAAGATTTTCCGGAACCCGATAATCCTGTAATAACAATGAGTCTGTCCCGGTCGAGGGTAAGGTTCACCGATTTCAGGTTGTTAACCCTGGCGCCTTTTATAATTATCTTCCCTTCTGACGCAACCTCTGGCATTATTTTTGCATCTTTATTCAAAAATTCGTACCTTTAACAAAAATTAAGATCAGCAAAAGTATACTATTTGAAAGAATAAGTAACTTGGCAAGGTTATAAACGTATAAACTAAAAGAAAAAGGAGGGCTGCCTATCGACTGAATGTTACCCGGACCAATAAACGGGAGGGAATTGTGAAAACAATAACCAATGCAACTGATCAACAGCTGGTTGAGCTGTTCGGGTCAGGTAATATGGCAGCACTTGAAGTTCTGATCAACCGACACCGCAAAAAAGTATATTCCTACATTTTCATGCAGGTGCGCAATCAGGCTCTTGCCGAAGACCTTTTTCAGGAAACCTTTATCAAGGTAATAACTTCCATAAAAACAGACCGCTACCAGGATCACGGCAAATTCCTGTCATGGGTTATCCGAATTGCCCATAACCTGATCATTGATCACTACCGGAAGTCAAAACAGCTCAACACAGTATCAAACGATGACTTTGAAGGGCAATTGTTCAATTCAAGAAAATTTTCGGATGTAACCACTGAAGAAATTCTCATCAGAGACCAGATCCATAACGATGTACGCTCTCTGATCGATTACCTGCCCGAAGATCAGAAACAGGTAGTACTGTTGCGGCATTACGCAGGAATGAGTTTCAAAGAAATAGCCGAAGTCACCAACGTAAGTATCAATACAGCCCTCGGGCGCATGCGGTACGCACTGATTAACCTGCGCAAACTGATCAACGAAAAAAACATCATACTTACTGTATGACTCAGGAAAGGTGGGTATGCCATGGAATGA encodes the following:
- a CDS encoding sigma-70 family RNA polymerase sigma factor, producing the protein MKTITNATDQQLVELFGSGNMAALEVLINRHRKKVYSYIFMQVRNQALAEDLFQETFIKVITSIKTDRYQDHGKFLSWVIRIAHNLIIDHYRKSKQLNTVSNDDFEGQLFNSRKFSDVTTEEILIRDQIHNDVRSLIDYLPEDQKQVVLLRHYAGMSFKEIAEVTNVSINTALGRMRYALINLRKLINEKNIILTV